TTCCTTACTTGAGCAAAATCGAGAATTTGAGTTCACTAAGGAGTGTCAAGAAGCATTTGCGACTTTGAAGAAAGCTCTTATCACCGCACCCATCATTGTAGCTCTAGATTGGTCTCTtccctttgaattgatgtgcgatgctAGTGACTTTGCTGTTGTGCAGTGCTTGGGCAGTGAAAAGAGAAGGTGTTTCATTCCATTTATTATGCAAGCAGGACATTAGCCGATGCTCAATTGAACTATACCACCACCTAGAAAGAACTTTTGGCGGTGGTGTTTGATTTTGTCAAGTTTAAAGCTTATCTTGTGGGGACTAAAGTGGTGGTTTACAAAAACCATTCAGTGATCAAGTATTTAATAGCCAAGAAGGATGCTAAGCCAAGACTTATTCGATGGGTGTTGCTTCTTTAAGAATTTGACTTGGAAAGTCAGGATAGAAAAGGAATGGAGAACCAAGTGGCTGACCATTTATCTAGACTTAAGGCTGGTAGTGAAAAGCAAGGTGAAGGACCTATTAAAGAGACATTCCTCGTTGAGCAATTATTGGTCGTGAGCTAAGTCACTACACCATAATACGCTGGTTTTGTCAACTATTTGGTGAGTGGTTTACAACCAACTGTTTTAAATAGGCAGCAGCTCAAGAAATTCTTTCATGATGTGAGATTTGATTATTGGGATAAGCCCTATTTGTACAAGCAATGTCCAGATTGAATCATGAGGCATTGTGTGCCTAAGGATGAAGTTTTGAGTATACTAGAGCATTGTCATTTAGCTCCTTATGGTGGACATTTTGGTGGGCAAAGGACAACAGCTAAGGTTTTTCAATCGGGGTACTATTGGCCTTCTATTTTCAAGGATGCTCATGAATTAGCTAAAAAGATGTGATCGATGCCAACGTATTGGAAATATGTTAGCAAGGAATGAAATGCCTTTAAATTGCATCCTTGAAGTGGTATTGTTCGATGTTTGGGgaatcgatttcatggggccatTTCCACCGTCATTTGGAAATTTGTATATCTTAGTGGTGGTTGATTGTGTctccaagtgggttgaagcagtggCAAGCCCTACcaatgattccaaggtggtcatgAAGTTCTTACATAAGCATGTTTTCACCCGCTTTGGCACTCCAAGGGCGCTTATAAGTGATGAAGGCACCCActttgtgaacaagattttggcGGCTTTGTTAGCCAAATATAGTGTGAAACACAAGATTGCTACAGCCTACCACCCCCAAACAAATGGTCAAGTGGAAATATCCAATAGAGAGATCAAAGGAATCCTAGAGAAAGTGGTGAATCCTAGTAGAAAAGATTGGTCTCAGTGATTGGATGATGCTCTTTGGGCCTAAAGAATGACTTTCAAAACCCCTTTGGGAATGTCACCATATCGTTTGGTTTTCGGGAAAACTTGCCATTTTCCCATTGAGTTGGAGCATAAGGCATATTGGGCCACTAAGAAGTTGAATATGGATCTCCAAGCTACTGGAGAAGCTCATAAATTACAATTAAATGAGCTGGAAGAGATGAGGTTTTTCTCCTATGAAAATGCTAAGTTGTATAAGGAGAAAACGAAGAGGTGGCACGACCAGAAAGTTCAAGCTCGAGTCTTTGAAAAGGGGCAGAAAGTGTCACTCTTCAACTCGCACTTGAAACTatttcctggcaaattgaagtccCGCTGGTCAGGCCTATTCACGTGGTGAAAGTTTATCCCTTTGGAGCACTTGAAGTTCGGGAAGATCAATTCAGAAGGGAATTTAAAATGAATGGGTACTTGAAACATTATTGGGGAGGTAAGGTCGACCGCAAGAAGACCTCTATCACTTTGGAGGATCATTAAAGTCGTTGTTGTTTTGGGTTGTCAAGTGATTCATGCACTAATTGTAAGACAACCCAAAAATGAAGAAGTGTaaaatattatgtatatatataaaaacacacaactacacatatatataaaatataatatataaataaatatgtatatatgcagttgttgttcttttaatttcttttagttctttagttttgttagtttaatttcatgtgattatgttatttTTGGAAGTGTTGTTACATTTGTTCTTGTGTTTCAGGGGTTAAAAGGTGAAAAATTGGCATTCTGAAAGTCAGTTTTGGGTTTGATGGTTTTGCGAAATTTTTCCTGCAGCAAACAAGGAGCAAAACTTTCCGAAAAAAAACGGAGGGGTTCCGTCAAAATTTTTGCTGAAACAAAATTTTGGCAATTTTGGAGCATGCAAGTCTTGGGCATAGTTCGTTCAGAGAGGAAAAAAATGTATAAtactattatattattttataatataatgttttagattaaataaatgtgacaaagagtgtcacatattgtaacatatgatagagagttacaatatttagacatataagatatatccaaatatgtaacatatttggtgttacaaatttgtaacttccaaatatcacccattattgtgtagatttgttgttacacaatattgagatgaatttcttaaagccatatgagaaatggctgatagagatgtgattttaactcccatattgtgtatggaagttacaaaatcaattgggattAAATTTGGAATgttttttggaaaaattgaaaattggttgctggaaaaggCCTATGGGTCGTGGTGCTTGAttgtcaggccgcggcccaagaggaaGAAACTCTCTGAGGGCCGCGGTGCCTGTGTTGTCAGGCCGTGGCCCAAGTGGTAggcaacatattccaattttcggttttatccaattttgaacatttccaacagccaaataactcccaaatctctattttaattctataaaacatccaattaatcattggtaacagcgatggggattggtggaatttgaaattcaaagggtgtctcaaaactctataaataggagcccaatgctcacttgtaagccataacatttctatccattatagCACTTAGCTAGAATCACCtcgaggcttgattattccagaaagtatttccaaaatctgtgagagatcccttagtgcttgagttagggggaaataagcttttggacaaaggtttcaaaccttgttcaagttggtgatccccaacactcttcactttggtagtgtgagtgagagttgtttctattttgttttcttattctttctttttattctacttctcttcatcttcatattcatctcttttgtttatttgtatttattgttttgagttgtaatcttcctttcttttgtttcaaacactttactttatttgtattattttgcatagagttataTTTCTCCTTTTTCtacttctatttttcttttgtttatttgtatttttagttatagagttgtaacactttatttaatcaatcaatatttatttgtaatattttgtctagagttgtattttctttccatttccattgaggcataACTATTATTCCTAAcaaatactatatatatacaaatatatatatatatataaaaccaaaaataaataatatacaatatatataatactaaatatatatatataaccccCAACCGACTGCCCTATTTCCCTTAACCCATCTTCAACCCATTTCCCTCCATCACCATCATCCTCTCCTCCTTTCAACTTCGAGCAACATCCACTCACGAGACCCCTGCCCTCGGCACCCAGGCGCGATTGCCATTCGAGCGCCACCCTGAGTCGCGGCATCGCTCTACCTTCCCACAACCACCAACCCTTGTACGCCCAAGCCCCTTTGTCGATTTGGTCAGACGCAACCCCAAGCCTCGGACCCAGGCGCGATTCTGCCTTGCCTCCCCAAGCCACTAAACACTATACTTCGAGAGCCCAGCTACCACACATGGTCAGATGTGACCCATCCACTCGGAACCCAGGCTCAGCTCCTTTCGTGCAGCACGTAGAGGCGCGGCTTCACCAGGCGCCTAGCCCCGTCCACTCGTACCTTTGCCTAAACCAACTCGGTGCCCAGGCGCCTCCAAGACAAAGCCAAGCATTAGCCGAATCGAGCCTAGGCGCAGTCACTCTCTGCCTACACTGTGAGTTACAATGATATTTTGGGGAAATTTCACACAGACTCATACACTCTATTCTCTAAGATTACTCCTGGGTACTTGGCTCATTTTATTTTTCCTTGGTGCTTTGAAATTGTGCATCTACTGTGAATATTGTTGGGTTCTCTGCTAGTGAATATTTGATTTTGGGGGCAGCCAGTGAAAAAATTTGATGGCAGTGTTGTTTAAGTGACTGTTGTATTACTTGGTTGCGGTTCTTTGCTCAGTGGTTATATTTGGTGTGTGGGTGTTTGGTTCAGTTATTGTGTTGTTGCTTTGTGATCTATTTAGTTCCTTTTTTACCAATATGGCCACCAAAACAAGAGCTCAAAGAAGGAAATCCAAACCACCATCTACCCCACCACCAGCCAAATTGAAATGTACTACCCAAAGCTCTTCCCCACCACCAGCCAAAAAGAAATCTAATGCCTCAAGCTCTATACAACCACCCAAACAGATTCCCACTGTCCCACACACTACCCCACTACCATTGCCTTCACCAACCACTGTAAATGATCCTACCCACATCACTACCAAACCAGCAACTAAGACAACACCAACCATCCCAAAATCAAAAAGTCCAGCCCATCCCAAAATCAAAAAGGCCAGCCCAACCCGCATCAGCCGCACCTCCACCCAAGACACAAAAGACAATTACTACCACAAAAGTTGTGCCCAAGCCAAAACCTACTGCTTTACTGACCCCAAAGACCAAGAAAAATCTAGTGCCTTCAATTCACTCTAAAAAATTTGTTTCTGCATAAGCCAGGAAGAAATATGAGTCCATTAAGACAAAGAAGTTGCTCCCAGAAAAAGGATTTTTGCCTACCACTGTTGAGGTGCCAGCCTTCATCAGTGACGTCATTGAGCAACATAATTGGGAAAATTTATGTAAATAACCAGAGCATGCCATCATTCCATTGGTGCATGAGTTTTACGCTAACTAGGTGTCCTCTGCAAATTCTTAAGTGATCGTTTGTGGTAAGGCTGTTTCATTTTCTGGTGAGGCTATTAACTCGGAATTTGGGCTGGACAGCTTTGAGTGCGCATTTTATAATTATATGGTAGTGGCCCCTGCACCAGAAAATTTTGACAAGGCACTGCAGCTTGTCGCATCTCCAGGCGCTCAATGGTGTGTCTCTTCCAGTGGTGTGCATACTTTATTACACACCTTTGTTTTACCCGAAGCTGGAGTGTGGTTGCATTTCCTCAAATTTCGTTTGCTGCCTACCACACATAACACTACGATGTCCAAAGAGCGGGTACTTCTGCTATATTTTATGTTGCCTGGTTTTAGTATCGATGTGAGCAAGCTGATTACTAGGGAGATTGTTTGTTGTGCCAAAAAGAAAAGGGCAAGTTATTCTTTCCATCGCTCATCACGTAGTTGTGCCTTCAAGCTGGGGTGCCTTATGAGTCCACTGAGGATGTACTCTTTGAGCGCCGAGACATTGACTTCCTTACTCCTATTCAGAGCTGATAGCCTGTATTTGAAGCTGGGCCATCCACCGCACCTCCACCAGTTCTCCCTTGCACCCACACTCGCAGACTTCCTTGTTCAGCAACAGGAAATTCTTAGGCAGATGGTATCTCTTGAAACTTAGCAGTAAGCCTACTAGAAATATGCCAAATAGCGAGATGCGACGATAATCAAGTCCCTTCAGCGAAACTTCACCAGGCCTACTGTTGCCTTTCCTGCATTCCCCAGCTCTATTTTGGAGAAGTGGGCATCTTTAGTTGTTCAAGACGATCCTATTCCTTCAAGTGCCAATTCCAAGGAATAGGTGCGGGGAGTATCTTTAACCCAACTTTTGTTCCATACTTAATATTCTGTACTTCATTTCTGTTTTGGTTTGTcctattgtttccttttattagtctcttgtttagtttttgttctgttttgtcCTGCTATGTTTAGTGTctatctttttgtttggttgatctTTTGAGGATAATATTTGTTTTTGTTAGTGTTAACTAGGGGGCTCGATGACAATCTTGAAAAActacaaaattataataaatctaAGTTGAAGTTGAATGTCATTCTTACTTGAGTTTAAAACTAAATTCTTTGGATGTGAATGTTGCTAGCAATTGATTGCTGAgagtgtttttctttttagtgtgtgcatagcttgattaaacatttttgacaccctagaaagagctagtttcttgtgagagcttaagtttctagaattacttagtgattttccttgaggcgaaatcctagacaacacCACATCGATGATATGATTTAGGCCATCCTTGGACTgtttgagcctttgaagcctaccttTTATGCATCTTTATCCCTAGTCGCCCTGTTGAGCTTAAGTGtcacttttctttcttagccactcattagcctAGCTAGATATAATAACTTCCTTTAACCATACCCCTTTAGCACATTGATCTTGATAAGATTGATTTGTTGTTGTATTTTGGGGGTTGAGAGGAGTTAAGTATGAGAGAGGAAATTGGGTGAgcattttcattttcttctttttcttattttcaccattggggacaatgttgaatTTTAAGTTTGGAGGGAGAGTGTATTCTCATttttcttgttctcttgccatctagttgtttattttcattctaaaaaaaatagaaaatccaaaaagaaaaaataaatcaaaagtaaaaaattaaagagtgcactcccttgcatcaaagcaaagttaaaaaaaatcaaaaagaaaaaaaaagtaattatgTGTGTAAACAAGTTTGGGGTGCAactcttaaaataaaataaatgtttgctttagtttttgtttttgtatgttcataataaaggctagtggcaagagTTGTATTTTGTTGTGGGGTGTTCCTTGGGAAAATTAATATGTGCATTGATTTAGGTCCTAGAACGATTGAGgtgcttagggtgatttgagccaaaatcAATCTCTCTTATCCTAacttcaccctagcctatcattacaagcttgataaagtcctattgatctttggtgtggtgtttgtctacattagtagagagggaatcactaagtaacttaCGGAGACATTGTTTAAGCTTTAGGACCAAGGTCTACCTTGATTTTTGGCGATTGAAAAtgtttaggaaaagctatgcatgcactaaagAGTGAAACACTTGATCCATAGTTTGGCAGCAGCATTATTGcttgaagaatttggtttaaaGCTTGTGTAAGATTGAAATTTAGcttctcttattcaaaataaaattcccGAGAGCCTTTCCCTTTTTAACATTAGCAAAGCAAAGTTTATCCTCTCCTGTTGTGTCTAGTCCTTGTTGTTTTCCTATGTCCTTTTGTTGTTTATTTTGTGTCGTTTGTTATCTTTTTAGATTCATCACTCGAGGATGAGTAATGTCGTAAGTTTGgaggtgtgataactcttgaataaagagttatttcatgtgcttttgaacttataaatgTAAAAAAATCGTTGGTggtgatagtttatttttagcttttgtaactaacttttgtgtttttatgatcttagttaagtttagttgttttttgtagtttttaatagctaatgggttgaAGACAATAGTTTCATGGATAGATATTTGTACAAGGAATGAACTAACGTGTGAAACTACCTAAGTTGAATTTTGATTGCTGAATTAGCAGGTTTGCAGCAACAAAGCAGATTTTGCTAAAGCATTTTGATCAAGCTATTTTTGGACACCTAAGCGTACTTGGAATTCAGAGGTTGAGCTGGAatagtggctgaggtggcaagtatAGAAGCATGAGTAAAAAATTAGAAGTAAATTTCAAAGGAAAGAAAGAGGAGACCCACGTCTATACCAAAAGGAGGGGCAATATTGTACTTGTATGGCCAAATTGGGAAACTTAGAGGTACAAGAGAAGCATCAGCGCATATTGGAGGAGGCTGCCGTTTTTGGGAAAGAAAAagcaagaaagaaaggaagaaaaactAGAAATCGTAAAAGAAAAGGAGGGGGACGCATAAAGGAGCTAAAACAtcatttggatttgttctttctcctatttctaaactttattttatattttctagTTTGATTTCTGCTCTAAATATTTATGGGCTGTATAGAATTTGGGTTAATGCTCtttaactcagccatgaactaatttttgtgTGACTTGAATTTTttatgaaccctatgttatagtgtaGTAATTTCTTGTGCCTTATTTTAgtgaaatctctcttgttcattcaagtgtgcttattgttaatttcttgttgttgtttttcCATAAATGGCAAGattgtttatttatgtttaatgctggaatgattaaatataatggagagaacttggatgacacaagtcataatctaggttaggttatgttagtaagtaacatagggatatgttatttgccttgtgtaacttttgagaattgaaccTTGAATTTTCATTCTTAAATTTGATTTGGCatagaaatatatttaattaggtaaaagaattaatatcataaattttttgaaagttttatgaatgtttagtgaatttttgttaacttgggggttttgctaaaatattgctGCCGCAATTTGTTCAGGATAACTAACATAGGGGTAATCagtaattcaagtccattttgcaatccacatttctttcaaatttatttgtttagttcagttttaatttcagtattttcATTTCTTTAATATTTCGTTTAGCTTATAAACAACCCATTTGATTGTTAATACTTTTAAGTaatttagtaattgttttgcctatttttctattttgcaatccaTGTGGAGGCGGTCaacttatcactgtattacttgtgtgattacgtgcacttgcgcatttaaatcaattaaaaatttaTCACAATAGCAGAGGTTCATGCAAGAAGCTCAGTGACGATGGAAAACCGATGGCCATCATGGCCGAAATACAAGTAAATGGTCCCCTATGGACTGACCTAAGGAGGAAAATTGTCTACTCAATAAGGGAGTTCTTAGATCGAGTAGATGAGTTCATTAAACTAGAAGAGGCCATTAGAAGAGAAAATCAAGCCAATCAGGCAGGTACCAGTATTGTCGTTCCAGCCAAAGATAATGGAGCTCCAAACCAGAACTAGACaaccaatggtaatggtaatggTAATGGAAATAATAATGGACAAAGAAGTGGAAAATGAAACAACAACTCGAATAGTGGCAATAATAAAGATAACAAATGGCCCAAAACCAATGATAAGCCACGAGAGTACAATCCTCATTTTACCACTCACTCTACGCTCTTGGGTTCACGAGCAGAAGTATTTCAAGCTACACAAGTCGAGGTACCTTATAAGAAGCCTGATCCCATAAGGAAAGACATAAGTAAGAGAGACacgaacaagttctgtcgtttccataatgactacagacatgacaccaacgagtgtaactaGCTTAAGGATGAAATTGAAATTCTCATCCACTAAAACCATCAGGGAATGAGAAGGTATGTT
The Humulus lupulus chromosome 6, drHumLupu1.1, whole genome shotgun sequence DNA segment above includes these coding regions:
- the LOC133785774 gene encoding uncharacterized protein LOC133785774, with translation MTFKTPLGMSPYRLVFGKTCHFPIELEHKAYWATKKLNMDLQATGEAHKLQLNELEEMRFFSYENAKLYKEKTKRWHDQKVQARVFEKGQKVSLFNSHLKLFPGKLKSRWSGLFTW